The Clostridium sporogenes genome contains a region encoding:
- a CDS encoding BMC domain-containing protein, with amino-acid sequence MDFRIIKSPSSSTKDILRRRMGGNCKTDLESADAIGLVQGKLIDMIYAADIAEKAVGVTVEDIRGTCPQHMVLLGIFGDTSSVEAALNEIKLKMKEVKAI; translated from the coding sequence GTGGATTTTAGAATTATAAAATCACCTTCTAGTAGCACTAAAGATATTCTTAGAAGACGAATGGGTGGAAACTGCAAAACGGATTTAGAAAGTGCTGATGCAATAGGACTTGTCCAAGGTAAACTTATCGATATGATTTATGCTGCAGATATTGCTGAGAAAGCTGTTGGAGTTACCGTTGAAGATATTAGAGGTACATGTCCTCAGCACATGGTTTTACTTGGTATTTTTGGTGACACATCATCAGTTGAAGCCGCATTAAATGAGATTAAATTAAAAATGAAAGAGGTAAAAGCAATATGA
- the eutJ gene encoding ethanolamine utilization protein EutJ: MSEEKLTFEYCDNMVRKFEEVIEKPIVNGSSVYYTGVDLGTACVVLAVLDENYNPVAGAYRYADVVRDGMVVDYIGAVRIVRELKEEIEEKLNTELIYAAAAIPPGTDALDSGAIKNVVQSAGFELTCLLDEPTAANAVLKIQNGAVVDIGGGTTGISILKDGKVVYVVDEPTGGTHFSLVISGAYEMPFNKADEYKRDNKNHKEILPVLKPVVEKVSSIINNHIKNYDVNEISLVGGTCCLTGIEEIIEKQTGVYTHKPRNPMFVTPLGIALSCTQDIIE; encoded by the coding sequence ATGTCAGAGGAAAAATTAACTTTTGAATATTGTGATAATATGGTTCGAAAGTTTGAAGAAGTTATAGAAAAGCCAATTGTTAATGGGTCTTCTGTTTATTACACAGGTGTGGACCTAGGTACTGCCTGCGTGGTATTAGCTGTTTTAGATGAAAACTACAACCCAGTGGCGGGTGCATATAGATATGCTGATGTAGTTCGTGATGGTATGGTTGTTGACTATATTGGAGCAGTAAGGATTGTGAGAGAACTTAAAGAAGAAATTGAAGAAAAATTAAATACAGAACTTATTTATGCTGCTGCTGCAATTCCACCTGGAACGGATGCCTTAGATTCTGGAGCAATTAAAAATGTAGTTCAATCAGCAGGATTTGAATTGACATGTCTTTTAGATGAACCTACTGCTGCTAATGCTGTACTTAAAATTCAAAATGGTGCAGTTGTAGATATCGGCGGTGGAACAACTGGAATATCAATTTTAAAAGATGGAAAAGTTGTTTATGTTGTTGATGAACCTACAGGTGGTACTCATTTTTCATTAGTTATTTCAGGTGCATATGAAATGCCTTTTAATAAAGCAGATGAATACAAAAGAGATAATAAAAATCACAAGGAAATTTTACCAGTACTAAAACCAGTGGTTGAAAAGGTGTCATCAATTATTAATAATCATATTAAAAATTATGATGTTAATGAAATTTCTTTAGTAGGTGGTACTTGTTGTTTAACAGGAATTGAAGAAATTATTGAAAAGCAAACAGGAGTATATACTCACAAGCCTAGAAATCCTATGTTCGTTACACCACTTGGAATAGCATTAAGCTGTACGCAAGATATTATAGAATAA
- a CDS encoding acetaldehyde dehydrogenase (acetylating), with protein MENFDKDLRSIQQARDLARLGKVAADKIADYTEEQIDKILRNMVRVAEENAVCLAQMAVEETGFGKVEDKTFKNHLAATILYNSIKDMKTIGVINEDKENKLIELAEPVGLVMGIVPSTNPTSTAIFKAMISIKSRNAIVFAPHPAAAKCTIKAVELMRDAAIEAGAPENIISAVTIPTIGATNELMKSKEVAIIIATGGPGMVKAAYSSGTPAIGVGAGNSPAYIERTADVEKAVKNIIASKTFDNGTICASEQSIICEECNHDLVVAEFKKQGGYFMTEEETEKVCKLLFKKGNAMNAKFVGRSPQVIASAAGFTIPAGTKVLIGRQNGVGEGYPLSFEKLTTVLGFYTVKDWHEACDLSIQLLQNGIGHTMSIHTEDRDMVMKFARKPASRILVNTGGTQGGTGASTGLNPSFTLGCGTWGGSSVSENVTPKHLMNIKRVAYGIKDCTNLASNDPTFNCIKTAENCHGVQNQFMNMSPAQIAAAAEVLNKANNCAENTNTCTECSSENTKNEELLDLVNQIVAAMKGAN; from the coding sequence ATGGAAAACTTTGATAAGGATTTGCGTTCAATACAACAAGCGAGAGATCTTGCTAGACTTGGAAAAGTAGCAGCTGATAAAATTGCTGATTATACTGAAGAGCAAATTGACAAAATTTTACGTAATATGGTAAGAGTTGCAGAAGAAAACGCTGTTTGTTTAGCACAAATGGCAGTTGAAGAGACAGGCTTTGGTAAAGTTGAAGATAAAACTTTCAAAAACCACTTAGCAGCTACTATACTTTATAATTCAATTAAAGATATGAAAACTATAGGTGTAATTAATGAAGATAAGGAAAATAAGCTTATAGAACTTGCTGAACCAGTTGGCTTAGTTATGGGTATAGTACCTTCAACAAACCCAACTTCTACCGCAATTTTCAAAGCTATGATTTCAATCAAATCTCGTAATGCTATAGTGTTCGCACCACATCCAGCTGCTGCAAAATGTACAATTAAAGCAGTTGAATTAATGAGGGATGCAGCAATAGAAGCTGGAGCACCAGAAAACATTATAAGTGCTGTAACTATTCCAACAATTGGAGCTACAAATGAATTAATGAAAAGCAAAGAAGTAGCTATAATAATAGCTACAGGTGGTCCAGGAATGGTTAAAGCTGCTTACAGCTCAGGAACACCAGCTATTGGTGTTGGTGCAGGAAACTCTCCAGCATACATTGAAAGAACTGCTGATGTAGAAAAAGCTGTTAAAAACATTATTGCAAGTAAAACTTTTGATAATGGTACAATCTGTGCATCAGAACAATCAATAATCTGTGAAGAATGTAATCATGACCTAGTTGTTGCAGAATTTAAAAAACAAGGCGGATACTTCATGACAGAAGAAGAAACTGAAAAAGTTTGTAAGCTGTTATTCAAAAAAGGCAATGCTATGAATGCTAAATTTGTTGGAAGAAGTCCACAAGTTATAGCAAGTGCTGCAGGATTCACAATTCCAGCAGGAACTAAAGTACTTATAGGAAGACAAAATGGAGTAGGAGAAGGTTATCCATTATCTTTTGAAAAACTTACAACAGTTCTTGGATTCTATACAGTAAAAGATTGGCATGAAGCATGTGACTTAAGTATTCAATTACTTCAAAATGGAATTGGTCACACAATGAGCATCCATACAGAAGACAGAGATATGGTTATGAAGTTTGCTAGAAAACCAGCTTCTCGTATCCTTGTTAACACTGGTGGAACTCAAGGTGGAACAGGTGCAAGCACAGGACTTAATCCTTCATTTACTTTAGGATGCGGTACTTGGGGAGGAAGCTCAGTATCTGAAAATGTTACTCCAAAGCACCTTATGAACATCAAAAGAGTTGCTTATGGTATAAAAGATTGCACAAATTTAGCATCTAATGACCCAACTTTTAACTGCATAAAAACTGCTGAAAACTGTCATGGAGTTCAAAATCAATTTATGAATATGAGCCCAGCACAAATTGCAGCAGCTGCAGAAGTTTTAAATAAGGCTAATAATTGCGCTGAAAACACTAATACTTGCACTGAATGCAGTAGTGAAAATACAAAAAATGAAGAACTTTTAGATTTAGTTAATCAAATAGTTGCCGCTATGAAGGGGGCAAACTAA
- a CDS encoding cupin domain-containing protein, translated as MKKLIAAKDIEALILKGEKVLYVDGTEIITPSAKDLVKNNGIVITTEAPAPKVEHLIGKNVPSIEGIDSEMMLKFLRAMMDKGLLQEMLQCLKGKDLPFKAEYDPNGLKVVRGNSVKMDVFDTGNPNAKVQFQELVSKEESKMSAGFLIIEDSKFDWELTYEEIDYVIEGTLTVEINGKTYTAYPGDVLFVPSGSKVVWGSPDKARVFYTTYPANWADLL; from the coding sequence ATGAAAAAATTAATCGCTGCAAAGGACATTGAAGCCCTAATATTAAAGGGTGAAAAAGTGCTTTATGTAGATGGCACTGAAATAATTACACCATCAGCTAAGGATCTTGTAAAAAATAATGGAATAGTAATTACTACAGAAGCTCCTGCACCTAAAGTAGAGCATTTAATAGGTAAAAATGTTCCAAGTATAGAGGGCATTGATAGTGAAATGATGCTTAAATTCCTTAGAGCAATGATGGACAAGGGTCTTCTACAAGAAATGCTTCAATGTTTAAAGGGGAAGGATCTTCCATTTAAAGCTGAGTATGATCCTAATGGACTTAAAGTTGTTAGAGGAAATTCAGTGAAAATGGATGTATTTGATACTGGTAATCCAAATGCAAAGGTTCAATTTCAAGAATTGGTAAGTAAAGAAGAATCAAAAATGAGTGCAGGATTTTTAATTATTGAAGATTCAAAATTTGATTGGGAATTAACTTACGAAGAGATTGATTATGTCATTGAGGGAACTTTAACCGTTGAAATTAATGGAAAGACATATACAGCTTATCCTGGAGATGTATTGTTTGTACCATCAGGTTCTAAAGTGGTTTGGGGATCCCCAGATAAAGCTAGGGTATTTTATACAACATATCCAGCAAATTGGGCGGATCTTTTATAG
- a CDS encoding BMC domain-containing protein — protein MQALGLIETKGLLAAVEAADTMVKSADVSIIEKTYVGGGLVTISVTGDVGAVKASIEAGVAAVKKLDEGFLVSEHVIPRPHEELESIIGPNTPPEDPSSNDDTENVEDAEDTEAVEKAEDTEKVENTKAVDSVEDTESVEVTKDIVDAKNVENTKKAETVKDVKAVDNIEPVDVDTKNNIKENQHGLDGDLDKLHKLNLENLHKEDVDNLIRQNGIEKTILILAKLKVVKLRNLAREYKDLGIAGRTISKAGKNLLINKFKLYYEKN, from the coding sequence ATGCAAGCGCTTGGTTTAATAGAAACAAAGGGATTACTTGCAGCTGTTGAGGCAGCTGATACAATGGTGAAATCAGCAGATGTAAGTATTATCGAAAAAACTTATGTAGGTGGCGGCCTTGTTACAATTTCAGTTACAGGGGATGTAGGTGCAGTAAAAGCATCTATAGAAGCTGGAGTAGCAGCTGTAAAAAAACTTGATGAAGGATTTTTAGTTTCAGAACATGTAATTCCACGTCCACATGAGGAACTGGAAAGCATAATAGGACCTAATACTCCGCCAGAAGATCCATCATCTAATGATGATACAGAAAATGTGGAAGATGCAGAAGATACAGAGGCTGTAGAAAAAGCAGAGGATACAGAAAAAGTAGAAAATACAAAGGCTGTAGATAGTGTGGAAGATACAGAATCTGTAGAAGTTACAAAAGATATAGTAGATGCAAAGAATGTAGAAAATACAAAAAAAGCTGAAACTGTAAAAGATGTAAAAGCTGTAGATAACATAGAACCTGTAGATGTAGATACTAAAAATAATATTAAAGAAAATCAACATGGATTAGATGGAGATTTAGATAAACTACATAAGTTAAATTTAGAAAATCTACACAAAGAAGATGTAGACAATTTAATAAGACAAAATGGTATAGAAAAAACCATTTTAATATTAGCTAAGCTAAAAGTTGTTAAGCTTAGAAATCTAGCTCGTGAATATAAGGATCTTGGAATTGCAGGTAGAACAATTTCAAAGGCAGGTAAAAATTTATTAATTAACAAATTTAAATTATATTACGAGAAAAATTAG
- a CDS encoding bacteriohemerythrin, with translation MFEMKDEYRLGIPSIDEEHEKLFEIGERAYKLLKDPYTIDKYDKIVDVISELKDYTAYHFKNEEEYMESINYKRLFTQKIEHEGFIKKLNELDLNKIDEDQDEYIMDVLKFLNNWIINHIVEKDLLIVSK, from the coding sequence ATGTTTGAAATGAAAGATGAGTATAGATTAGGAATACCTAGTATTGATGAGGAGCATGAAAAACTTTTTGAAATTGGTGAAAGGGCATATAAATTATTGAAAGATCCATATACTATTGATAAATATGACAAGATAGTTGATGTAATTTCAGAATTAAAGGATTATACTGCTTATCATTTTAAAAATGAAGAAGAATATATGGAAAGCATAAATTATAAAAGATTATTTACCCAAAAAATTGAGCATGAAGGTTTTATTAAAAAGCTAAATGAGTTAGATTTAAATAAAATTGATGAAGATCAAGATGAATACATAATGGATGTATTGAAGTTTTTAAATAATTGGATAATTAATCATATAGTTGAAAAAGATTTACTTATTGTGTCAAAGTAA
- a CDS encoding phosphate propanoyltransferase has translation MDNCEEVLKLLLEAVKGKELNNAVNRNSSEIPVGISNRHIHLSQKDLDILFGENYGLTKIKDLSQPGQYACKEVVTICGPKGAIEKIRILGPVRSKTQVEVLAGDCIKLGSVSHVKLSGDLNRTSPITIVGPKGSVQLEEGLIVAQRHIHMTPEDAKNLGVHDGEIVSIKFEDLRGGIYNNVAVRANDASSLECHLDIEEANAMGINSKSKVTIVK, from the coding sequence ATGGATAATTGTGAAGAAGTATTAAAACTTTTACTAGAAGCTGTTAAAGGTAAAGAATTAAATAATGCAGTTAATAGAAATTCATCTGAGATTCCAGTAGGGATTTCTAATAGACACATACATCTTTCACAAAAGGATTTAGATATTCTTTTTGGTGAAAATTATGGGCTTACTAAGATCAAAGATTTATCTCAACCAGGACAATATGCTTGCAAAGAAGTTGTAACAATTTGTGGACCAAAGGGTGCAATTGAAAAAATTAGAATCTTAGGTCCTGTGAGAAGCAAGACTCAGGTTGAAGTATTAGCTGGAGACTGCATTAAGCTTGGATCCGTATCCCATGTAAAATTATCTGGAGATTTAAATAGAACATCTCCTATTACAATAGTTGGACCAAAGGGTTCTGTTCAACTAGAAGAAGGATTAATAGTTGCCCAAAGACACATTCACATGACACCTGAAGATGCTAAAAATTTAGGAGTACATGATGGAGAAATAGTGTCAATAAAATTTGAAGATTTAAGAGGCGGAATATACAACAATGTAGCTGTTAGAGCTAATGACGCTTCAAGCCTTGAATGTCATCTTGACATTGAAGAAGCTAACGCAATGGGTATTAATTCAAAGTCAAAAGTAACAATAGTAAAATAA
- a CDS encoding EutP/PduV family microcompartment system protein → MRKKRIMVIGPSKCGKTTLVNALNDYDGPLRRTPDLIYGKNTIDVPGSYIENAWMYKHIIAAAQDASCVLILVDQSNCTEIYSHGFAKSFRCPVIGVITKCDLMPKNKEKCEMQLKKIGVSEPYFHISFEMGTGIDALKKYLFEKGEE, encoded by the coding sequence ATGAGAAAAAAGCGCATAATGGTAATTGGCCCTTCAAAATGCGGGAAAACTACATTAGTTAATGCATTAAATGATTATGATGGTCCATTAAGGCGAACACCAGATTTAATTTATGGTAAGAATACCATTGATGTTCCAGGTTCCTATATAGAGAATGCATGGATGTACAAACATATAATTGCAGCAGCTCAGGATGCATCTTGTGTGCTTATATTGGTTGACCAATCTAATTGCACTGAAATATACTCCCATGGATTTGCAAAGTCTTTTAGATGTCCAGTAATTGGGGTTATAACAAAATGTGATTTGATGCCTAAGAATAAAGAAAAATGTGAAATGCAGTTAAAAAAGATAGGGGTATCAGAGCCATATTTTCATATTAGCTTTGAAATGGGAACAGGAATTGATGCTTTAAAAAAGTATTTATTTGAAAAAGGTGAGGAGTAA
- the eutM gene encoding ethanolamine utilization microcompartment protein EutM, translating to MKYDALGMIETKGLVGSIEAADAMVKAANVYLIGKEYVGGGLVTVMVRGDVGAVKAATDAGAAAAQRVGELVSVHVIPRPHSEVEVILPSSKEVAK from the coding sequence ATGAAATATGATGCATTAGGAATGATAGAAACAAAAGGATTAGTAGGATCAATAGAAGCAGCAGATGCTATGGTTAAAGCAGCAAACGTATATTTAATAGGTAAAGAATATGTTGGAGGCGGACTTGTAACTGTTATGGTTAGAGGTGATGTTGGAGCTGTTAAAGCTGCTACAGATGCTGGTGCTGCAGCTGCACAACGTGTTGGAGAATTAGTATCAGTTCACGTTATACCACGTCCACACTCTGAAGTTGAAGTAATTCTTCCATCATCTAAAGAAGTTGCAAAATAA
- a CDS encoding EutN/CcmL family microcompartment protein, translated as MIAARLIDNVWATRKAESLSGLKFMLAEEIGGIDEGRRFIVVDIISAGIGDRVIVSTGSSARRMLGDDNIPVDAVVIGIIDEDCNFG; from the coding sequence ATGATAGCAGCAAGACTTATTGATAATGTATGGGCCACTAGAAAAGCAGAATCCCTTAGCGGACTTAAATTTATGCTTGCTGAGGAAATTGGCGGGATAGATGAAGGACGCAGATTTATTGTTGTTGATATTATCAGTGCAGGTATTGGTGACAGAGTTATTGTTAGTACTGGATCATCTGCTCGCAGAATGTTAGGTGATGATAATATTCCTGTAGATGCAGTTGTTATTGGAATAATTGATGAGGATTGCAATTTTGGTTAG